The window TTCTCTTCATGGTATTCACATAATCTCTGTGCAGGCTATCGATTTGGAGAAATATTTTACAGTAGGTATGAAGTTACTGCAGCCCATGGGAAAGGTGTTTTTTCGACAGTAGTTCGTGCAAAGGACCTCAAGGCTGGGAAGGGTGATCCTGAAGAGGTGGCTATAAAAATCATACGCAATAATGACACTATGTAACTTGATGTTACCCTTTTTGCCCTCAGATTGCTTTAGTTCTAGCTAAATATTGATTTTAACTGGATAGTGCAAGTTACTGTTGACTGATTTCAATGCACAGGTACAAGGCAGGTTTAGAAGAGCTGATAATATTGAAGAAATTAGCTAGTGCAGATCCTGAGAATAGATGCCATTCTGTTCGATTTTTCTCAAGTTTCAAGTACCGAAATCatctttgtttggtttttgaATCTCCTCATATGAATCCTTGTGAGGTACTAAAGAAGTTTGGTTGTAATATTGGCCTTAATCTGGGAACTATAAGAGAATATGCCAAACAGCTTTTTATTGCATTAAAGCATCTGCGGAACTGTGGAGTCCTGCATTGTGACATAAAGCCAGATAATATGCTGGTGAGTTTAAATTATTCTTCCATTACTGGGGTGGTTTCTTTTATGACTTTCTAACATAGGTATGTTGTCCCGTTCAGGTAAATGAGACAAAAAATGTGTTGAAGCTTTGTGATTTAGGTAATGCCATCTTTGCCGGAAAAAATGAGATCACGCCATATCTTGTGAGCCGCTTTTACCGAGCTCCTGAAATAAGTAAGTTCTTTGTTTCATatcccttgattttttttttttgaattttttttttttgggggggggggggcggggttATGTGTTTGTtgagatattgttttttttttattggtttctgtcagtaaaaaatgtaaattttcttttcctgttGCAGTTCTTGGCTTGCCATATGATCATCGCATGGATATATGGTCTGTTGGTTGCTGTTTATATGAGCTTTATTTGGGGAAAGTCCTTTTTCCAGGCCCATCAAACAATGACATGTTGCGTCTCCACATGGAGTTGAAAGGATCTTTTCCAAAGAAGATGCTCCGCaaggttgaaatttgatttttgttttcttcagaTTCCTTGCAACCCTCACGAGGGCTGTttaaaccctttattttttgcagCTTTGTTTCCATGGTCATCAATATCTTTAGCTTATTATTTTAGGTTATTGAATGGAAATACTATGTTAtgattcttatttttattgtttgtgCTGATTTCAACATCTCTTGCTTTTTCTACAAGGTGGATTTACCAGTCAGCATTTTGACCAGGATGTGAATTTTCAAGCTACTGAAGAAGATCCTGTTACAAAGAAGGTGAGAAGTTACTTGTCTATGAAATCTGTTGTGATTATGTTTCAGTGACTGTTTCTATTGTTATTCCTACTACTGCAACCACCctattcctccccccccccccctcccacccccaaaaaaaaagaaaaagaaaaggggaagcACCATTGCCCTCATTTTAATTTAGCCTTGTAAACTATGTCTGCAGACTGTGACGATGCTGCTTCTCAATATTAAGCAAAAAGACATTGGTTCCTTAATTACAAGCTCCCTTGGTGAGGATCCGAAGATGTTGGTGAATTTCaaagatcttctagaaaaaatATTTGTCTTAGATCCAGAGAAGAGAATGACGGTATCTCAAGCATTGAGGCATTCATTCATCACAGGCAAGTGACCAAAGATGCTGATTTTATGACCCCAGAAATGCTGTTGAGCTAGATACATGTACATTATGATctcaatttatttttatctctctAATCATTGGGCATTTCTCTGTCTTTATCTCTCTGTGATTGCCTAAGAGGATCGACACAGAGTTATTGGCGTGGATGAAATGCGAAGAAGATGATGTTTGGTCTAAAGACCTTCCTACATGACGGTTCTTTCAGTGGGATGGGTTCTGTTTCGATAGTAAGACAATTTGCCAAAGGCGTTTACATCTCTTGTAATCATTCTTAATGATGAGCTTTGAGAAGATTTATCATATTTATCTCCccttgaaatttttgtttgaagtttgaaaacaGTGTGCAGCAACCTTTTGCAGGCTTTAGTGCATTAGAAAATTCAAACCAATGCTAGTTactaaattaaactcaatgaGGTTGTGAAAAGTGTTCCTATGGCTTTTGGAAAAGATAGACTCAACAGAATCTTTTCCTTTCAGATAGCGTCCATCTTACATTGGATTTCATCTTTCCAATATTTAGTGGATACTTggatattaaatttttttggttgtctacatttttttcatttgtcCAATTCACTTGGGTCCTGGAGTCTAGTTCTATTTTTCATTCAGGGTTTCATCCAGGGCAATGACGCAACCAATCAGTGCTTTACATGCTTAGAAGGCAACCAAAAGAAGGTACCCTGGATTGTTTTTTAGGCAGCTTATTGTGAAACCCTTGAAACTTCTTTGCATGTTCTTAACTATAAAATTGGGCTCCTGAACAGTTTTCAGACTTGGAGGAATTAACCAGAAGAATTTTACAACCTGAAGTTGAATGGTCCATTTCTTCCTTGCCTATCAGAGCTCTCATGCCTGTTTGCATGTACATGTTCCTGCATTGTGTGCGTGCATGTATGTGTAGAAATAGAGGTTCAATTTCTGTAATATGGaatgttttaatttttactGGTACACCCTCCTacaagtaacaaaaaaaaaagattcttaaGGTGAATAATCATAGTTTATATTCTGGTAGTGGCTGAATTATAATTAGAAACCTTTGTTCTGTTCGCCCTCattattttttgtgaaactGCATTACATCTGATCTATGGTTTGGTGGTTCTGGAGGCTTTTGCACTGGCGATGAGAGGTTGCAGTGTTGCAGTTAATGTTCAAATTGGTTAGTAGTTGCGTccgattttaattttcttttctttaacatGATCCATGAGTTttaactttttcatgtttttcctGATAGGAAACATAGGTTTAGTGTTGTCTCTTCATTCTGTGGTGTATAACAatgctttttggtttttctaggaCATAGGTGCTAAGTTCATGGAATTCCAGTAACTTCTTCATCTCTAATCCTATTACTCCATTTTGTCATGGTTCTGGTTGTTTTAGGTATTTCGTTTCATGCATATTTATAAGGAGATCATGTAAATGTTGTTACTTGTATGGTTGATCATACTCAGGAAACCTTTTAGATTTGCACATTTAGTTGGAtgcattcctcatcttgcctACAGCCTAGAGTGGTCAATGAGATGGCTGATGAGTTGGCCAGGCAAGGCGTTTTGCTTTTGAGATTCTGTTATGGGAATACCATTCCATTATGAGGTGTGGGCTTTTGTAGGGGGTGGGGGTGTAGttctttgttgttgtatatTATCTGTGCTCTTGCCTCCTTGGAGGCCTGTTATACCATATTatctttcttttaataaaatttatgttcattacaaaaatatatattgttAGTGTTACCAATTAAAGTGTTCCATATGTTTCAGatattcttttttcccttcaaattatatccctcatacatatcttctGAAGTTTTGACTCATGAGGGGGTTTGATTTATCTGTTGCTTGATATACTTTCAGAGCTTGTGTGGGTATCCCTTATTCATGTACACCATACTTTTGCAACATCAGGTTCTGATGGTGCTTTCAATTTTTGGGACAAGGACAGTAAACAGAGACTTAAGGTTTGGTTGCCTTctttctgttttattcttatctAACCCCAATGGTTGTTATTGGTTTCATTGAATGGCAATTATTTTTATATGATATTTCACTACTAATTACCAGCCTGTTTGTGGAGGATAAGCAAATTCTTAATGAGAAGATGATGTAGAGAAGATTCACCAAAATCTGTGGAATATGAGTTGGAATCTAAGAAAAATGCTGACTTTGGATAATTCTCCTGGTGCATGGTctgaaacccaaccctaaatTGAGATTAGGGCAGACTTTGCAAAGGCTCTAAGACTAAAAGGACAGAATAGGCTAGTTAGGAAACAAGAAACACTGACTACAGGAACTGGGTAGGCCACCAAAACAGCATGTTTGATTAGAAGATTAAAACAGAAATGAAGGAAATCGAAAGCTCATTAACAGAATGGGGGATATTTTGTTATTCAAAACTACAGAGCTGTTGAGCCTGAAACTTGGGTTGAGTAACTCTTTAGGTCAAACCTATCAGTGGTTAAACGAGGACAGATATCTCTGGCTAATAATAGCAGGGTGTGATTGGGGCTGATATGGGATCTAACAGAAACAGAGCAGGGGTGTGGAAAGTGGTAACAGCAGGTGTTAAAGTACTGTTAGAAGATCAGAATCAATAGAGAATGAAGGGGGATTAATTATGATTAGAAACCTTTGTTCTGTTTGCCCTCattattttttgtgaaactGCATTACATCTGATCTATGGTTTGGTGGTTCTGGAGGCTTTTGCACTGACGATGAGAGGTTGCAGTGTTGCAGTTAATGTTCGAATTGGTTAGTAGTTGCAtctgattttaattttcttttctttaacgTGAGCCATGAGTTttaactttttcatgtttttccgGATAGGAAACATAGGTTTAGTTTTGTCTCTTCATTTTGTGGTGTATAACAatgctttttggtttttctaggaCATAGGTGCTCCATCAGGCAAAACGTCGATAAAAGTCCTAGTCCAATACAGCGAGGCCCACTATTATCTGTTGGCATTTTCATTGGTAatttttgttcaatttcaatGCCTTGCTTGACTTTGTTCTATtgagttcattttattttccttattttgtttttgtttcaattgCTATGCTTAGGTTATTCTCTGTATCCCTTCTttcttatatttaaaaaagaaagatagtcattgaaaagaaaggaattttttcaataatgaTTAATAACTCtcgtctctctcttttttccctctAAACAGTTGTGTGCGTGTACAGGAGGGCATAATAACCTAGAAGTGATGTTTGGGCTTTTCTTAGCCCATAAAGTGTCACTAATCCGTGCTGTGATGTACATGGTGGCACAATGCTTGAGTGCAATGTGTGGTGTAGGGCTAGTAAAGGCCTTCCAAAAGTCTTACTATGTGCAGTATGGTGGTGGGGTGAACGAGATTGCTGATGGCTACAGCCAAGGTATGGGTTTGGCAGCAGAATTTATTGATACTTTCATCCTTGCCTACACTGTTTTCTCTGCTACTGATCCCAAGAGAAGTGCCAGAGACTCCCATGTCCCTATAAATTCACCTTGGTGGGTGGGACAACCAGGTTTTTTATCACCGccacaattgaatttcttccttcttcctcttttctcttcttgattttttagtcattccctCGCAGTGCACATTCTAATATGCATTATTTTGAAGTGAAGCTTGTAATCTAATCTTTAtgcatttctttttatgtgtgAAACTTGATAGGGTTTTAAGAACCGActtgagtttaaaatccttggttGGCCTGGCAAGCtacgaaaaaaaagaagaggggaagcATCATTGCCCACATTTTAATTTAGCCTTGCAAACTATGTCTGCAGACTGTGAAGAGGCTGCTTCTCAATATTTAGCAAAAAGTCATTGGTTCCTTAATTACAAGCTCCCCTGGTGAGGATCCGAAGATGTTGGCGAATTTCtaagatcttctagaaaaaatATTCGTCTTAGATCCAGAGAAGAGAATGACGGTATCTCAAGCATTGAGGCATTCATTCATCACAGGCAAGTGGCCAAAGATGCTGATTTTATGACCCCAGAAATGCTGTTGAGCTAGATACATGTACATTATGATCTCAATTTATTTTTAGCTCTCTAATCATTGGGCATTTCTCTGTCTTTATCTCTCTGTGATTGCCTAAGAGGATTGACACAGTGTTATTGGTGTGGATGAAATGCGAAGAAGATGATGTTTGGTCTGAAGACCTTCCTACATGGCGGTTCTTTCAGTGGGATGGCTTCTGTTTCTATTGTAAGACAACTAGCCAAAGAAGTTTAGATCTCTTGTAATCATTCTTAATGATGGGCTTTGAGAAGATTTATAACATTTATCCCCCCCttgaagtttttctttttgtttgaaaacaGTGTGCTGCAACCTTTTGCAGGCTTTAGTGCATTAGAAAATTCACACCAGTGCTAGTTactaaattaaactcaatgaGGTTGTGAAAAGTGTTCCTATGGCTTTTGGAAAAGATAGACTCGACAGAATCTTTTCCTTTCAGATAGCGTCCATCTTACATTGGATTTCATCTTTCCAATATTTAGTGGATACTTggatattaaatttttttggttgtctacattttttttcatttatccaAATCACTTGGGTCCTGGAGTctaattctatttttcattCAGGGTTTCATCCAGGGCAATGACGCAACCAATCAGTGCTTTACATGCTTAGAAGGCAACCAAAAGAAGGTACCCTGGTTTGTTTTTTAGGCAGCTTATTGTGAAACCCTTGAAACTACTTTGCATGTTCTTAACTATAAAATTGGGCTCCTGAACTGTTTTCAGACTTGGAGGAATTAACCAGAAGAATTTTACAACCTGAAGTTGAATAGTCCATTTCTTCCTTGCCTATCAGAGCTCTCATGCCTATTTGCGTGTACATGTTCCTGCATTGTGTGCGTGCATGTATGTGTAGAAATAGAGGTTCAATTTCTGTAATATGgaatgttttaatttttattggtaCACCCTCCTacaagtaacaaaaaaaaaaagaaaagaaaaaaaaaaaagattcttaaGGTGAATAATCATAGTTTATATTCTGGTAGTGTCTGAATTATGATTAGAAACCTTTGTTCTGTTCGCCCTCattattttttgtgaaactGCATTACATCTGATCTATGGTTTGGTGGTTCTGGAGGCTTTTGCACTGGCGATGAGAGGTTGCAGTGTTGCAGTTAATATTCAAATTGGTTAGTAGTTGCATccgattttaattttcttttctttaacatGGTCCATGAGTTttaactttttcatgtttttcctGATAGGAAACATAGGTTTAGTGTTGTCTCTTCATTCTGTGGTGTATAACAatgctttttggtttttctaggaCATAGGTGCTAAGTTCATGGAATTCCAGTAAGTTCTTCATTTCTAATCCTATTACTCCATTTTGTCATGGTTCTGGTTGTTTCAGGTATTTCGTTTCATGCATATTTATAAGGAGATCATGTAAATGTTGTTACTTGTATGGTTGATCATACTCAGGAAACCTTTTAGATTTGCACATTTAGTTGGAtgcattcctcatcttgcctCTAGCCTGCATTGCTCTTTTCAATGACAGCCTTGAGTGGTCAATGAGATGGCTGATGAGTTGAAAAAGCAAGGCGTTTTACTTTTGAGATTCTGTTATGGGAATACCATTCCATTATGAGGTGTGGGCTTTTGTAGGAGGTGGGGGTGTAGttctttgttgttgtatatTATCTGTGCTCTTGCCTCCTTGGAGGCCTGTTATACCATATTATCTTTCTTTTAGTAAAATTTatgttaattaaaaaaaatatattgttagTGTTACCAATTAAAGTGTTCCATATGTTTCAGatattcttttttcccttcaaattatatccctcatacatatcttctGAACTTTTGACTCATGAGGAGGTTTGATTTATCTGTTGCTTGATATACTTTCAGAGCTTGTGTGGGTATCCCTTATTCATGTACACCATACTTTTGCAACTTCAGGTTCTGATGGTGCTTTCAATTTTTGGGACAAGGACAGTAAACAGAGACTTAAGGTTTGGTTACCTTctttctgttttattcttatctAAGCCCAATGGTTGTTATTGGTTTCATTGAATGGCAATTATTTTTATATGAAATTTCACTACTAATTGCCAGCCTGTTTATGGAGGATAAGCAAATTCTTAATGAGAAAATGTTGTAGAGAAGATTCACCAAAATCTGTGGAATATGAGTTGGAACCTAAGAAAAATGCTCACTTTGGATAATTCTCCTGCTGCATGGTctgaaacccaaccctaaatTGAGATTAAGGCAGAATTTGCAGTGGCTCTAAAAGGACAGAATAGGCTAATTAGGAAACAAGAAACACTGACTACAGGAACTGGGTAGGCCACAGAAACAGCATATATGATTAGAAGATTAAAACAGAAATGAAGGAAATCGAAAGCTCATTAACAGAATGGGGGATATTTTGTTACTCAAAACTACAGAGCTTTTGAGCCTGAAACTTGGTTTGAGTAACCCTTTAGATCAAACTTATCAGTGGTTAAAATAGGACGGATATCTCTCGCTAATAATAGCAGGGTGTGATCGGGGCTGATATGGGAAGAACAGAAACAGAGCAGGGGTGTGGAAAGTGGTAACAGCAGGTGTTAAAGTAATGTTAGAAGATCAGAATCAATAGAGAATGAGGGGGGCTTAATTATGATTAGAAATCTTTGCTCAGTTTGCCCTCattattttttgtgaaactGCATTACATATGATCTATGGTTTGGTGGTTCTGGAGGCTTTGCACTGCCTATGAGAGGTTGCAGTGTTGCAGTTAATGTTCGAATTGGTTAGTAGTTttaactttttcatgtttttccaGATAGGAAACATAGGTTTAGTGTTGTCTCTTCATTCTGTGGTGTATAACAatgctttttggtttttctaggaCATAGGTACTCCATCATGCAAAACCTCAATAAAAGTCCTAGTCCAATACAGTGAGGCCCACTATTATCTGTTGGCATTTTCATTggtaatttttttcaatttcaatgcctcgcttcactttgttgtattgggttcattttattttccttattttgtttttgtttcaattgCTATGCTTAGGTTATTCTCTGTATCCCTTCTttcttatatttaaaaaagaaagatagtAATCGAAGAGAaaggaattttttcaataatgaTTAATAACTCtcgtctctctcttttttccctctAAACAGTTGTGTGTGTGTACAGGAGGGCATAATAACCCAGAAGTGACGTTTGGGCTTTTCTTAGCCCATAAAGTGTCACTAATCCGTGCTGTGATGTACATGGTGGCACAATGCTTGGGTGCAATGTGTGGTGTAGGGCTGGTAAAAGCCTTCCTAAAGTCTTACTATGTGCAGCATGATGGTAGGGTGAACGACATTGCCGATGACTACAGCAAAGGTGTGGGTTTGGCAGCAGTATTTATTGATACTTTCATCCTTGTCTACACTGTTTTCTTTGTTACTGATCCCAAGAGAAGTGCCAGAGAATCCCATGTCCCTGTAAGTTCATCTTGGTGGGTGGGACAACCAGGTTTTTTTATCGCTGccacaattgaatttcttccttcttcctcttttctcttcttgcttTTTTAGTCATTCCCTCGTAGTGCACATTCTAATATGCGCTATTTTGAATTGAAGCTTATAATCT is drawn from Telopea speciosissima isolate NSW1024214 ecotype Mountain lineage chromosome 1, Tspe_v1, whole genome shotgun sequence and contains these coding sequences:
- the LOC122657727 gene encoding serine/threonine-protein kinase PRP4 homolog, which translates into the protein LQGKGDGLHLERSGLPDNWDDAEGYDSYRFGEIFYSRYEVTAAHGKGVFSTVVRAKDLKAGKGDPEEVAIKIIRNNDTMYKAGLEELIILKKLASADPENRCHSVRFFSSFKYRNHLCLVFESPHMNPCEVLKKFGCNIGLNLGTIREYAKQLFIALKHLRNCGVLHCDIKPDNMLVNETKNVLKLCDLGNAIFAGKNEITPYLVSRFYRAPEIILGLPYDHRMDIWSVGCCLYELYLGKVLFPGPSNNDMLRLHMELKGSFPKKMLRKGGFTSQHFDQDVNFQATEEDPVTKKTVTMLLLNIKQKDIGSLITSSLGEDPKMLVNFKDLLEKIFVLDPEKRMTVSQALRHSFITGK